A stretch of DNA from Acanthopagrus latus isolate v.2019 chromosome 7, fAcaLat1.1, whole genome shotgun sequence:
TACgcaaaaatagaataaaaagaagTCGCTCAGCAGGGAAGAAATGGTgaggaagtaaaagtaaagtgcAGTAATACCTGTCCAAATTGTTGAGAAGTGAAAAGTCTGGACAGGAAACCAGAAAGCTTTATATTTAGAGTTGCACAGTATTGTATCTTTTTCCGCTGTTATGTGACATGCCGATATTTTCCAACTCCTGAGTGCTAGAATTTCGAACGTGCCCATAAATTTGGGCACCCCTATGGTACATGAATAAActacatgaataaatgtatataattcACCTGTATCTGGTATTGTGCAGTATATATTGTATCTAGCTTTTTAATGTCACCTttatgatttctgttttttatcgATTTTCTTGTTGTACACGTTGTCTGTCCGAGTGGTTGTAAGATGTGAATTTCCCCCCAGGCACCAATAAAGAACTAGAATGGctctcagtagagtgcatacctccgccaaagcccaacagtcccctttaattcaatcaagctaATCCAATAACAAACTCTATAGCCCCGTATCACTCTTAATTTTAAACCACGTATGACAGCTTTCAGGTGTACACAAATTATACTCAATATCAGCCACATAAATACTAAGATCTGTGCATTATTACCTGAGAAattcatgaaaatgtcaaaagaaaaatgtttaagaaaatgttaatgttttaaaatgtccgAATCacccatttttaaaaaatgtcccaaGTGATGTAATCCAAGTATCACAATATTAAACATCTTGACCTGCTCAGTTTGTAAAGTGTCATGAGATGGTGTTTGCTGTGAATTgatgctatacaaataaagagtGATTGATTGATAAAGTAATAAACTAACcaaatatatgcaaataaagactAGAAAAGAAATCAGTAAAATAGctttaatcttattttattaGCTGTGAATTCGGTGTCAGTCAAAACCAGATTTGAATATTATTATAAAACTAAATCTTGATGGTAATCCCTCATTGTAATGAATatatctgtaatctaattacatctttttttctgtcaaattaCATGTATACAGTTACTTTTTGTTGTATCCTAATTCCATGATCAAATTACATGTGTTACGTTTCTCCAAAAGCCTGCAAACCAACCAATAAACAACCAAAAGAACACGTGTAacaacataacctccttggcagaggtaagAAGCAGAAAGACCAgtttactgtatgtttcatGTTAATGTAACATACTGACTAAAACCAGTGTGTCTGTAGAAACACTCATTGCATTTCTATTTCCTAGTCATTATGTTCATATACAAGAAAATTGGGAATAATTTGGCTAAAAAGATAAAGATGTGGACAGTACACCATATGATATTATGATTTCCTGTGGTTCCGACATATAACAAGCGTAACCAGTTAGATtatttaatacaaaatattcTAATATAATCTGATATCCTTCATAATTATATCCATCCTTGTTATGTTATGTGCTTGGGGGCAAAATCTAAATCCATAAGCACAAAAATTAATTTCTCTTACAACAGACCTTACAGCTAATGCTGGAAATAATGTTACTAGTTATCAGTACATGTGTAAGTACTAAAAAATAGCAAGTACAAAATTTTCatgtacagtgtatatatatatatatatatatatatatatatatatatatatatatatatatatatatatatatatatatatagcatttAGAGAAATCTAAGCACCTTGCTATAAAATCAggcctttacatttttttcctaaacaATTTCTGCAAACACTGTGTTACCCAAACTGCCCAATTAGTGTaattaaacactgaattaaatgcACCCTTTCTTAGGCCCTCATAAGACCATCTCTCACATAACGGCACCAATCCATTGTCATCTGTAAAGGTTATATTGTTGTTCTGCTTGACATGTGTAGTGACAGCCAATATCACATTTGCATCtttggctgcagctgacagtgatgCTGTTCTTGTGGCTTCTTATTGACACCAGGCATATGTCATCTGGCTCATTATTTTGGCCAAACAGTGTAACAGAGGGAGATGTAGGGAGATCTTTCCCCCTCAGGCCCTCTCTGATTCTCATGACTTAATGCATGCAAGCGCAGCTGAATTCTATACAACGGAATAATATTCATCACTTAGCCCACAGATCATTTTCCCAATGTATGATATATGAATTGATGCTTTGGCTGATGTTCCTGTACATTGAGGTATAATGCAAGCCATCCATTAATACATATACCAGACGGGGAGGCATGAGGGAGTCGTGGTGGTGGGATTAGGACTGGAAGCCAAGAGAGGAGATGGATACGGCTGAAGGACACAGCCTGATCCGTGTGAACCAGGCAGCCCACTGTGCTGATCCTGGAGTTGGAGAGGTTGTGAGCCGTGAGGCAGAGGCCCCCAGGGCTTGCCTGTGGCTGTCTCTGTCTCCGCCTAGCCCTTTCATTATAGGGCCTCCAGTAAACACGCCTGGGAGCAGAGGGGGCCACAGgcgaggaggatggaggagagtgaggggggagcagctgcagtgtcatTTTCTATACAAGTGGAGCCACGGCACAGGAGACAGACAAGGATGGACCAAAAGACAGGAGAAggcgggggggaaaaaaaaaaacaatgagcggaaggtgtgtttggggggggttAGAGTCACAGACTGATCAAGCGAGGCTATTTTGTGAGACCAGGGAGATGTGGTGGTGCTATATGAagtcttgtttttatctgtggtGCTGTGCTCCACTGGTAATAAAACTGACAGGATTCATTCACTGTGATATACTGACCTCTTAGAGCGGGGACAATAGAAAAGTAGCTCTTAAACTTACCTAAGGGACTCCGGCACATGGCAGGAGGGTTGGGGATGGTGGAGGGGGATGTGGGGGTGATGTTGTGAAAATAGAATATTTATTGAATAGGTTGTCCCCTCTCCTCTGGGAGCCCAGCGGATTACATGGCGACAAGAGGCCATGTAACATTGAACCGTACCTTAGATTGCTATTACCTGCCGTTTGGTATTACAGTTTGTCGTCCGCGACACTGTGATGGTCAAACATGTGCACAGTACAAAAGGGATGAACTTGTTTGAATTTCTGGTTCATCACAGGCCGCAATATGATATCTTATTTAGATCTCCTACggactgaaaatacatttgactCGTCTCCACAGAGCACATTCTGCCATGTATCCggctctttcttttccctctcgCTCTGAGGCTAATTATATTTCACCTGTAGCATATCTATGTCTCCAAACTGGGGGAGTTAATACAGGTACTGGTCATTACAGcaagtgatgacattttaacaCTACAGTGTGAAAGAGCTCGACCTTTAAATGAGCTATTAAAATAGTCTATGACAGGTGAAAAAACACGGGACAGATGAAATGGGAGCCGAGCCAGGATCTGTTTGCCTGCATTGTATTTGAGATCACAGCGGTGCACTGTTGGAGCAGCTGAACAGCTCACATACTATTTAATGAAGGAATGGTAAAGGGGGAAGTTTGGTAGGGGGGAGTGTACGCATGACGTATTACCGCCCTTCAACACATAAAGCACGCCACCATTAACAGACTGTGTTATTAACATTTGAAACTGGAATATTAAGTAGGACACAGCTCATATATCCTCGACAGTAAATTAAGGATAGAGTAATTGAACATATTTATAAGAGCAGTGACACCGATGAGAAAtgcatttataaaaatgtataattaaggAAATCAATATTCAATCATTAAAGATGTAATATGCTACATTtcttgcattaaaatgtctaaaaaaagaCTTTTGCTGTGTATTTTCTTGACTTGTGTAAATTGTGGATTTATAATGTGTATTTCTAAACATTACCAAAGTGCAGTGTTCAAAGCGAGAATGAGCCAGCTATTTCGCCCAAGGTTGCCCTTTGCTTTAACTTCTGGGAGTGTGAGAAAGAACGTCAGCAAACGAGAATAAACACAGCGTGCAACAACATGCTCTCACTTTTAACTCATCAAATTCAGCAGCTTGGTCAGCGGCCTCAAGCGTCACACTATGACAGTGACCTGCGCCTCTAGTTTCTGTTTTGCACCTGACAAGCCCTGAGGTCAGGTAAACACTTATACTTTTTATGCAATGCCCAGtgagactttcaaaataaaagctctgtGATCAAGTAAGCAACTCTACAAAATACACCACGTCAGGTTAGACTTTTTATATAAAGTGTCCTGAAAAACAATTTGCATATTATTATGTCATGATTTTGTCCATGGTATTTACATTGTCAAAagtcagaagaaagaaaaaaactattgGATGGGGCTTTGGCAAAATAAACTAATTGGTTTGGATTAATGGGTCAGTATGGTGGTGTACCATATGTTATGTGACATCACCTATGACATCAGTTAGGTAATTCAACTATGAAACAAATTATTCTTCACTGGTGGTCACAAACAGGACCCAAGCCCCAGTTTCTGGAGGGAAAGCCCCATGGTCAGTAATAAtgatcaataataataatacatagtatgtattataatgtgtttttaagtgacATTAGAATACAATATGGATTCttaatttgattaaatctgGCAACCTGTGCCTTGTGTTTCACAACAAGAAAATGGCGTCACAGCGTTGAGCAATCACTCGCATCATCAATTGTGATTGTACTGTAAGTCCATTACAGTCCTATTACAAACATGGAAGCAACTGAGGTGTAACCCCCCCCATCAGTCACAAATCCCGACTCTGGAGCCCTGTCATGCGGCAATGATTTGTGAAAGTTAGATTGAGGTGTGAGCAGGTAGGCTTTACAGAAAGGGGATTTAGTGGAGGTAATAGGTATCGGATCTATAGGAATCCCATGGAAGCCCTGTCACAGTCAGCACATCCTCCCGAGATCTTACACCACACTCGTCACACGACACAGTCACAGTCCAACAGCCAATGCAGTGTTAACAAGGGCTCACACACCGGAAACTCCCAGAGGAAATCAACTGGTGTCCACGATTAATTCATTTACTGCTTTCGGACCGTTTCTCCCTGCAGTTTGGTGCAGTCTATAaacctgttttgtctctcttcctGGCCGGCCTTGATCACTTGTCAAGCCGAGACATTTTGAGTAGGTGTCCATTGGTCATTGCGCCTGATCTCATCCTGGCCTTCACCAGCAGCCTCCCTGATGCCTCGTCTACCAGCCCACTGTCTCCACACCTCCATTAAGTCATCCatcttcctctgctccaccCCTGATCTCCCCATCAACTCACTTGTCTTGTTTTGCTCCCCCACTTTCACCGTCTCTCCAAGCGGACGTCTCGGTATGCCCCCGTCATGTTGAGTCtcttgtgtttcattcattctcGCCGAATCTGTCTGCGAGTCCTGAATCTTTTTGGACTGGCTGCCTAACAAAACCGAGGTTACAAATGACCTTATCTGTTGAGGTGTAAAAGTTACAACACGGGCGTAAAAGAGAAAGTGGCAAATTTGTGGCGGCGGCTTAAGGAAAACCCAACAGGCAGAGGAACTCCTCCAATAAAGCCTCAGCACCTATGGCGAGGGCAGAAACAGGCCGTTTGGCTCTATGCAATCAGGAATGCAACTTGTACGACATACTGCCCATTTAGTAAACTCCggccactgactgacagatcGAGTACCCACCTGCCTGAGGGCTTCAATAACTCCAAACATGATCAGGCAGTCTGCGGCACTTCATTTACACTCCGCTTTCATCTAACATAAGCTCTGTTTGGGCAGGTCCCTGTGAGGTGAGAGCTCTATCTACCACAACTTTAAGGAGGGCCAACTGACAGGCGTCAGACGGGCCTGGGTGAAGTTAAATGATTGAGTTGAGTGAAAAGATAATTAATGGAGAATCAATGAACAAGCTTGGGAGGGGTTAGGAGAGGAAAGTAAAGCGGGTGTTCAGGGATCTAATCTAAGGTGCGTAAATTATTAAGCAGCCTAAGATGACTTGAATGACAATATAGGACATTAGGCTGCCAGCCTCGCACGTATATTCACCAGGCATATGCAATCAAATGCTAATTAGTGACGGACGACTTTAAGCATTTCATCTGAACTCGCCATCCGAATCAACCGTTATTTGCAGTCGTGTTGATGAACACGGAGCACGGTGCGTCTGAGCCTACATCAGCCAGCGTGCACTTGTTTAGACAGTCCTTGGCGCACTGCATGTCTGGAGGAATGAGGTCTGAGACGAGAGCATTTGCATTTAAGGTCcttgatgaatgaatgaatgcgaAAAGCAACCTGAAGAATGTTTCCTGAATTTGGAGTCCTCTGATGAAATCCCTGTGATTTATCCcgcctctcctcttcctcttccccccaTCAGCCCCTCTGTCTTTAATTAGTGTCTGGGGAATGAGGGAGTGGATGAGTGGACTGTCaattttacattcattatttatttagctgAGGTGTAAACTGACTGGTCGGCGCACTGACAGACATTTCTCCGGTGCTCTTTTGCACTTGTGTTTAGGCGATAATCAAGCTCTGTGTATGATACTTACTAATTAGACTGTTCCTTTTGGTGGCACTGGCACTGGCAGTGGCAgtggcggtggcggcggcggcggcagcggcgaTGGCTGCATTCTGCCACTTGTCATTTAGCGACAGCACATGTGGAAATGCAAATATCTGTAGctgtgattttgggctgtataGCATGAATTCCCCTTAATGAGGAGAAAGAGTGCTGTTTCATTCTTTGGCTGTCATGTTGCCACATGCTAAGTGGAATGTGCTCTGAATCTGAAGAGCTCAATGCAACAGAGGTGAGTGTGAGTCAATGGCAGCACGGAatggttaaaaagaaaaaaagaaaaaaaagaatctgttgtgtggccgtgtgtgtgcatacatacaaacgcacacatacagtacagacCCTCCTCTGTCAGCACACGCTCATGCATGCACATACTCACACATACGCTTACTTACCAGTCCATTCTTCTTCAGGTCTGCCCACATGCTGGTCCCGTCACCCCCTCTCATTAGAACATGGTAGGTGAAGAAGTAGATGCCAGGCAGAGGACAGGTGAACTTGCCGGTGCTGGGCTCGTAGTAGTTGCCTACATTGGTCACCACGTCATCAAATTTTAGTATTTCACTCCCCTCGTGCTGCTTACGTAGGCCCGCATAAAAGGCAATTTTGGGAGTGTAAAGCGAGGGAGAATAGCCACCAGGACCTGGCCCTGGGGGCCCCTGTGGCCCTGGTTTGCCAGGAGGTCCCTGTTCCCCTGGAGGGCCAGGGATCCCTGGAGGCCCACGTATCCCAGACTTTATCTTCTTCCCAGAAGGATCCTGGGGCAGTGGAGATACAGCTGTCAACTCCTGCCCAGGCTGAGACGTACCGTGGGGGTCACATACCATCCTGCAGGTTCCCAGCATTTCGTAATGGCTCCCTGCATTTCCGGTGTTCCTCCCTTTGGTTGTGTGGACCAGCAGGGGAATGGCGACCAACAGTATAAGAACCATGGCCACACCTACGGCAGCTCCAATGACACGTTTCCTGCGGCTGAGCCGCGAGGCGGCCAGCGTCAGGAAGTCCTCTTCCCCCTTGGCTGGAATAGTGCCGGCCAGGATGAAGCTTCTCAGAGAACCAGTATGGTATGAAAAGGTGATGCAGGAGGTGTAGAGGAGTGGAGGGAAAACAGTGTATCACTGGGCTaagtatgagagagagagcgcaaaATGGCAGTAAGGCAGCCAGGAGGGAAATAACTTGATCCTAGAGAAACAATAAAGATGTCCAG
This window harbors:
- the c1ql4a gene encoding complement C1q-like protein 4, whose translation is MVLILLVAIPLLVHTTKGRNTGNAGSHYEMLGTCRMVCDPHGTSQPGQELTAVSPLPQDPSGKKIKSGIRGPPGIPGPPGEQGPPGKPGPQGPPGPGPGGYSPSLYTPKIAFYAGLRKQHEGSEILKFDDVVTNVGNYYEPSTGKFTCPLPGIYFFTYHVLMRGGDGTSMWADLKKNGLVRASAIAQDADQNYDYASNSVILHLDVGDEVCVQLDGGKVHGGNTNKYSTFSGFLIYPD